In the genome of Mytilus edulis chromosome 3, xbMytEdul2.2, whole genome shotgun sequence, one region contains:
- the LOC139514463 gene encoding uncharacterized protein: MSSLRRRTESTTNILDDNDTNIWTNRQKKIKGYLKKSFIVNVILLVALVVLLIIKLRLYEKDKKIWKDNEVSFGTTNSNNGVCIPCDSLGSTVKANDTLFDSISRTEDGRKICCYKDPEYMQKMISRMMDPMITKPALDIDYVIERKMKWWSTRQHSIHMYLDLNSLTGTNLAWTYKTDHLGTAHRNDVTYNTKNHSIEIVETNIYFVYSAITFDFGDVTTVGLYRHKIKQWLKLLPKTERQPLLRSRFGGSSETRRVYTSFLCGTFKLDSGLVVQSEISPEAIKHVKKSKYANYFGLFKI; encoded by the exons ATGTCCTCCCTGAGACGACGCACTGAAAGTACAACAAATATCTTAGACGACAATGACACAAACATTTggacaaatagacaaaaaaaaataaaaggatatttaaaaaaatcctttattgTTAATGTAATATTATTGGTTGCTCTTGTGGTTTTACTCATTATAAAACTACGTCtgtatgaaaaagacaaaaagatcTGGAAAGATAATGAAGTGTCGTTCGGGACAACAAATTCCAACAATGGTGTTTGTATACCTTGTGACTCCCTAGGATCCACTGTCAAAGCTAATGATACTTTGTTTGACAGCATCAGCCGTACGGAAGATGGACGGAAAATATGCTGCTACAAAGATCCGGAATACATGCAGAAAATGATTTCACGG aTGATGGATCCAATGATAACAAAGCCAGCCTTGGATATTG ATTATGTGATTGAAAGAAAGATGAAATGGTGGAGCACCAGACAACATTCTATCcacatgtatttagatttgaaCTCGCTGACAG GAACGAATCTTGCGTGGACGTATAAGACTGACCACCTAGGAACAGCTCATAGAAACGATGTGACCTACAATACAAAAAATCATAGCATTGAAATAGTAGAAACGAATATTTATTTCGTCTACTCTGCCATTACCTTTGATTTTGGGGACGTTACTACTGTTGGGTTATATCGGCATAAGATAAAGCAATGGCTTAAGCTTCTACCAAAGACTGAACGACAACCTTTACTGCGAAGTAGATTTGGCGGATCTTCAGAAACAAGAAGAGTGTATACTAGTTTTCTTTGTGGAACTTTTAAACTTGATAGTGGTCTCGTAGTGCAGAGCGAAATTTCTCCTGAGGcaatcaaacatgttaaaaaatcaaaatatgcaaattattttGGACTTTTCAAAATCTGA